Proteins from a genomic interval of Rhodococcoides fascians A25f:
- a CDS encoding ubiquitin carboxyl-terminal hydrolase 14, translating into MTFVQMDPHVNAIRSVVPRTPQGCEECLRLGTPWVHLRLCLTCGHVGCCDSSPGKHASAHAHVLGHPIVRSMEPGEDWRWCYVDRNFV; encoded by the coding sequence ATGACGTTCGTGCAAATGGACCCGCACGTGAACGCAATCCGGTCCGTGGTGCCCAGAACCCCGCAGGGCTGCGAAGAATGCCTCCGTCTCGGCACCCCGTGGGTGCACCTGAGGCTGTGCCTGACGTGCGGACACGTCGGGTGTTGCGACTCCTCGCCGGGAAAACACGCGAGCGCGCACGCACATGTCCTCGGCCATCCGATCGTTCGGTCGATGGAACCCGGAGAAGATTGGAGGTGGTGTTATGTCGACCGAAATTTCGTCTGA
- a CDS encoding esterase/lipase family protein produces MGKKTQRTQELGELAELTLRELASAAGGVRAVHSAVARRTFAAVKLGAGPAVLPTQLMHDAISAGTYASIVAACTGAAKVVGALTGSSDVTGDEVTEDDSRPSPSHTTRGAQTIAVLHGLIGDDMERSSRVLAYPMSIRVDGRPVVPKYRALATAFPDAGAHLVMFLHGLVETESAWRLGGRPTYGERLDSEAGTTSIFLRYNTGRRIAKNGADLSDLLEQLVTAWPVRVHRITLVGHSMGGLVSRSAAHHAAESGRRWVELLTDVFTLGTPHLGAPLARGVHVATAALALAPETRPFANLLARRSAGVRDLIHGSINADEGHASYADGFDVGAAADISVPDGVRHHHASAVITGNPRHPVGIFVGDGLVRTDSAGGRNKLRDIGLRPDDGLAINSAHHFTLLNDQRVYGWMRRALAYR; encoded by the coding sequence GTGGGGAAGAAAACTCAGCGCACACAGGAGTTGGGTGAACTCGCCGAGCTCACCCTTCGCGAGTTGGCGTCGGCCGCGGGTGGAGTGCGTGCAGTTCACTCGGCTGTTGCACGACGCACATTTGCCGCCGTGAAACTCGGCGCAGGGCCGGCTGTCTTGCCGACACAGCTGATGCACGATGCCATTTCCGCCGGCACCTACGCGAGCATCGTGGCCGCCTGCACCGGCGCAGCCAAGGTAGTCGGTGCGCTGACCGGCAGTTCCGACGTGACCGGCGACGAGGTCACCGAGGACGATTCGCGGCCGTCACCCTCGCACACCACCCGCGGCGCTCAGACCATCGCTGTCCTGCACGGTCTCATCGGCGACGACATGGAGCGCAGTTCTCGGGTCCTTGCCTACCCGATGTCGATACGTGTCGACGGTCGCCCGGTAGTTCCGAAATACCGCGCTCTGGCCACGGCGTTTCCCGACGCGGGAGCGCACCTCGTGATGTTCCTGCACGGACTCGTCGAGACCGAATCGGCATGGCGGCTCGGTGGGCGACCCACGTACGGGGAGCGGCTGGACTCCGAAGCCGGAACCACCTCGATCTTCTTGCGCTACAACACCGGACGTCGAATAGCAAAGAACGGCGCCGACCTGTCGGACTTGCTGGAACAGCTCGTCACGGCGTGGCCGGTCAGGGTTCACCGAATCACTTTGGTCGGACACTCCATGGGCGGGTTGGTCTCACGCAGCGCCGCTCACCATGCCGCCGAGAGTGGCCGCCGATGGGTGGAGCTGTTGACGGACGTATTCACGCTGGGGACACCACATCTGGGTGCGCCGCTTGCGCGCGGCGTTCACGTCGCCACCGCTGCGCTGGCGCTCGCGCCCGAGACCCGTCCGTTCGCGAACCTGTTGGCGCGTCGAAGCGCTGGAGTCCGCGACCTGATTCACGGATCGATCAACGCAGACGAGGGACATGCGAGCTACGCCGACGGATTCGACGTCGGAGCGGCCGCGGACATCTCGGTTCCGGACGGGGTGCGGCATCATCACGCCTCCGCCGTCATCACAGGAAACCCGCGACACCCCGTCGGGATATTCGTGGGCGACGGCCTCGTTCGCACCGACAGCGCCGGAGGACGAAACAAGCTGCGTGACATAGGACTTCGGCCGGACGATGGTCTGGCGATCAACAGCGCACACCATTTCACGCTCCTCAACGACCAGAGGGTGTACGGCTGGATGCGACGCGCACTGGCATATCGATAG
- a CDS encoding FAD-dependent oxidoreductase yields the protein MSTEISSEDAGPAVVDETTDEHGAFPRLTDDQVAVLEVGGTRRSVRTGEVLIREGAPSNDFFVVLSGKVAVLDEGDRDGERRILRVHGPGRFLGELGLLEGQVAFYTAEAIEDGELLVTPAERVRELVAHDPVLSDLILRAYLLRRHLLIGLGSGFRIIGSCYSPDTLRLREFAMRNRLPHRWIDLERDERAEQLLRSLDIAPEDVPVVIWHGEKVLRNPTNTELARIVGLSVPNAAQDVFDLVVVGAGPAGLAASVYGASDGLNTVTLETIAAGGQASTSSRIENYLGFPAGISGSELAERAVIQADKFGARILVSAEVTGLTSEAGYHVLRLSDGGTVRGRSIVLATGARYRKLTVPGIAELEGTSVYYAATHQEARMCGTDPVAIVGGGNSAGQATVFLAEHVSDVHLLIRNDDLGKSMSRYLVDQIEHNPHVTVHRHTEVRAVRGKKYLEEVVVENNRTGEQATIRAHALFVFIGAMPYTGWLADAIALDEHGFVVTGTDAALARGDGALQIGAALCGTLETSRPGLFAAGDVRSGSVKRVASAVGEGAMSVRQVHEYFERR from the coding sequence ATGTCGACCGAAATTTCGTCTGAGGACGCCGGACCAGCGGTCGTCGACGAGACCACGGACGAGCACGGCGCGTTCCCGCGGCTGACGGACGATCAGGTCGCAGTGCTCGAGGTCGGTGGCACGCGTCGATCGGTTCGTACCGGAGAGGTGCTGATACGCGAGGGTGCGCCCAGCAACGACTTCTTCGTCGTTCTGTCCGGCAAGGTCGCCGTTCTCGACGAGGGTGACCGGGACGGTGAACGTCGGATACTGCGCGTGCACGGACCCGGCCGCTTCTTGGGCGAGCTCGGACTGCTCGAAGGTCAGGTGGCGTTCTACACCGCCGAAGCGATCGAAGACGGCGAGCTGCTCGTCACTCCCGCCGAGCGGGTACGCGAACTGGTTGCCCACGATCCAGTGCTGAGCGATCTGATCCTGCGGGCCTACCTCCTGCGTCGGCACCTGCTGATCGGGCTCGGCTCGGGGTTCCGGATCATCGGGTCCTGCTATTCACCGGACACGTTGCGGCTTCGAGAGTTCGCAATGCGAAATCGATTGCCCCACAGATGGATCGATCTCGAGCGGGACGAGCGGGCGGAGCAGCTGTTGCGCAGCCTGGACATCGCCCCCGAAGACGTTCCCGTCGTCATCTGGCACGGCGAGAAGGTACTGCGCAATCCGACGAACACAGAGCTCGCACGCATCGTCGGACTTTCCGTGCCGAACGCGGCCCAGGACGTGTTCGATCTGGTCGTCGTGGGTGCAGGACCGGCCGGACTGGCCGCATCCGTATACGGAGCCTCGGACGGGTTGAACACGGTGACACTGGAGACGATCGCCGCAGGGGGACAGGCCAGCACCTCCTCCCGAATCGAGAACTATCTGGGATTCCCGGCCGGAATCTCCGGATCCGAATTGGCCGAGCGGGCTGTGATCCAGGCCGACAAGTTCGGTGCCCGCATCCTGGTCTCGGCAGAGGTGACCGGATTGACGTCCGAAGCCGGGTACCACGTGCTCCGGCTCTCTGACGGCGGCACGGTTCGCGGCCGGTCCATCGTGCTCGCCACCGGCGCGCGGTACCGCAAGTTGACCGTTCCCGGTATCGCGGAACTGGAAGGCACGAGTGTGTACTACGCCGCCACTCATCAGGAAGCCCGCATGTGCGGGACCGACCCGGTGGCCATCGTCGGCGGCGGTAACTCCGCAGGCCAGGCGACAGTGTTTCTCGCCGAACATGTTTCGGACGTCCACTTGCTCATCCGCAATGACGATCTCGGAAAGAGCATGTCCCGTTACCTCGTCGACCAGATCGAGCACAACCCGCACGTGACCGTGCACCGCCACACCGAAGTTCGCGCGGTCCGCGGCAAGAAATACCTCGAGGAAGTCGTAGTCGAGAACAACCGCACGGGCGAACAGGCCACGATCAGGGCGCACGCCCTGTTCGTGTTCATCGGAGCGATGCCCTACACGGGGTGGCTTGCCGACGCCATCGCACTCGACGAACACGGGTTCGTCGTCACCGGTACGGACGCAGCTCTCGCTCGCGGAGACGGTGCCCTGCAGATCGGAGCAGCGCTGTGCGGGACGCTCGAAACGAGCCGACCCGGCCTGTTCGCCGCGGGCGACGTCCGCAGCGGCTCGGTGAAGCGAGTCGCATCCGCAGTCGGTGAAGGAGCGATGTCGGTACGCCAGGTCCACGAGTATTTCGAGCGACGGTGA
- the clpB gene encoding ATP-dependent chaperone ClpB, whose translation MDISNLTEKSREALQEAQSLATRMGHTEVDGEHLLLALVGQQDGLVPRLLEQAGAEVDALQSDLEGELSRRPKVSGPGAATGQVTITRRLSVLLDAAEREAKRLKDSYVSVEHLLMGLAEEGSATAAGRVLARHGITRDSFLTALTKVRGNQRVTSASPEGAYDALEKYGRDLVAEGRAGKLDPVIGRDAEIRRVTQILSRKTKNNPVLIGDPGVGKTAIVEGLAQRIVRGDVPEGLRDRTIFSLDMGSLVAGAKYRGEFEERLQAVLAEVKAADGRILLFVDELHTVVGAGSAGGEGSLDAGNMLKPMLARGELHMIGATTLDEYRKHIESDAALERRFQTVLVDEPSAEDAISILRGLRERLEVFHGVKIQDGALVAAVTLSHRYITDRFLPDKAIDLVDEACARLRTEIDSMPAELDELTRKVTRLEIEDAALSKETDGASKARLDELRKELADLRAEADARHAQWEAERQAIRRVQELRSELERLRHEAEEAERAYDLNRAAELRYGEIVQLERRLESAEEQLATRQGRSPLLREVVTEDEIAEIVAAWTSIPVARLQEGERQKLLQLDEILHERVVGQDEAVQLVADAVIRARSGIRDPRRPIGSFIFLGPTGVGKTELAKTLAGALFDSEDNMVRLDMSEYQERHTVSRLIGAPPGYVGYDEGGQLTEAVRRKPYSVVLFDEIEKAHADVFNTLLQVLDDGRITDSQGRQVDFRNTVIIMTSNIGSQHLLEGVTPDGEIEPNARERVFAELRGHFRPEFLNRVDDIVLFTPLTLPQIEHIVGLQLADLRNRLSERRIDLDITPDARRLIAERGFDPVYGARPLRRYIAHEVETRIGRALLRGDIEPGGTIAVTVVDGELVVAYAEPAVAAA comes from the coding sequence GATGGGTTGGTGCCCCGATTGCTCGAGCAGGCCGGTGCCGAGGTCGATGCCCTGCAATCCGATCTGGAAGGTGAACTCTCGCGAAGGCCCAAGGTCAGCGGCCCCGGTGCCGCGACCGGTCAGGTGACGATCACCCGACGCTTGTCCGTGCTCCTCGACGCCGCCGAGCGAGAGGCGAAGCGGCTCAAGGATTCCTACGTGTCGGTGGAGCATCTCCTGATGGGCCTAGCCGAAGAGGGTTCGGCCACTGCGGCAGGGCGAGTACTCGCCCGTCATGGAATCACCAGGGACTCCTTCCTCACAGCGCTGACGAAGGTGCGCGGCAATCAACGCGTCACCTCGGCCAGCCCGGAAGGTGCGTACGACGCGCTGGAGAAGTACGGACGCGACCTCGTCGCCGAGGGGCGGGCCGGCAAACTCGATCCGGTGATCGGACGAGACGCCGAGATCCGCAGGGTCACGCAGATCCTGAGCCGCAAGACCAAGAACAATCCGGTTCTCATCGGCGATCCAGGCGTCGGGAAGACCGCGATCGTCGAGGGCCTTGCCCAGCGGATCGTCCGCGGCGACGTTCCGGAAGGCCTGCGCGACAGAACGATCTTCTCACTCGACATGGGTTCCCTGGTGGCCGGTGCGAAGTACCGCGGGGAATTCGAGGAGCGTCTGCAGGCGGTACTGGCCGAGGTGAAGGCAGCCGACGGGCGGATTCTGTTGTTCGTCGACGAGTTGCATACCGTGGTCGGTGCCGGATCAGCAGGCGGTGAGGGGTCCCTCGACGCCGGCAACATGCTCAAGCCGATGCTCGCCCGAGGCGAGCTGCACATGATCGGTGCCACCACGCTCGACGAGTATCGCAAGCACATCGAATCCGATGCGGCACTGGAGAGACGGTTCCAGACCGTCCTCGTCGACGAGCCGAGCGCCGAGGATGCAATCTCGATCCTGCGCGGACTCCGCGAACGCCTCGAGGTGTTTCACGGCGTGAAGATTCAGGACGGCGCTCTCGTCGCTGCCGTCACCCTCTCGCACCGCTACATCACCGACCGCTTTCTCCCGGACAAGGCCATCGATCTGGTCGACGAGGCGTGCGCTCGGTTGCGCACCGAAATCGATTCGATGCCGGCCGAACTCGACGAACTCACCCGGAAGGTGACCCGGCTGGAGATCGAAGATGCCGCGCTGTCCAAAGAGACCGACGGAGCGAGCAAGGCGCGCCTCGACGAGCTGCGCAAGGAGCTGGCCGACCTGCGGGCCGAGGCCGATGCCCGGCACGCTCAGTGGGAGGCGGAGCGACAGGCGATCCGCCGGGTGCAAGAGCTTCGGAGCGAGCTCGAGCGCTTGCGCCACGAGGCCGAGGAGGCGGAGCGCGCCTACGACCTCAATCGGGCCGCCGAGTTGCGCTACGGCGAGATCGTCCAGCTCGAACGCAGGCTCGAGTCGGCAGAAGAGCAACTGGCCACCAGACAAGGCCGGAGCCCGTTGTTGCGCGAAGTGGTCACCGAGGACGAGATCGCGGAAATCGTGGCTGCGTGGACTTCGATCCCGGTCGCTCGGCTGCAGGAAGGCGAGCGGCAGAAGTTGTTGCAGCTCGACGAGATTCTGCACGAGAGGGTCGTAGGCCAGGACGAGGCGGTGCAGCTGGTCGCGGACGCGGTGATCCGGGCGAGGTCCGGCATCCGTGATCCACGCCGGCCGATCGGGTCGTTCATCTTTCTGGGTCCGACGGGCGTGGGAAAGACCGAGCTCGCAAAAACACTGGCCGGTGCTCTCTTCGACAGCGAAGACAACATGGTGCGCCTGGACATGAGCGAGTACCAGGAGCGGCACACGGTGAGCCGGCTCATCGGGGCACCTCCCGGATACGTCGGTTACGACGAGGGCGGGCAGCTCACCGAGGCGGTGCGCCGAAAGCCCTACTCCGTAGTGCTTTTCGACGAGATCGAGAAGGCGCACGCAGATGTCTTCAATACCCTGCTACAAGTGCTCGACGACGGCCGGATCACCGATTCACAAGGCAGGCAGGTCGATTTCAGGAACACAGTCATCATCATGACCTCCAACATCGGCTCCCAGCATCTCCTCGAAGGAGTCACACCCGACGGCGAGATCGAGCCGAACGCCCGCGAGCGGGTTTTCGCGGAACTGCGTGGGCATTTCCGTCCCGAGTTCCTGAACCGGGTCGACGACATCGTGCTGTTCACCCCACTCACCCTGCCCCAGATCGAGCACATCGTCGGGTTGCAGCTCGCCGATCTTCGGAACCGGTTGTCGGAGCGCAGGATCGACCTGGACATCACCCCGGACGCGCGCAGGCTCATCGCCGAACGCGGATTCGACCCGGTCTACGGTGCACGGCCACTGCGTCGATACATCGCCCACGAGGTCGAGACCAGGATCGGTCGCGCGCTACTGCGAGGGGACATCGAACCAGGCGGCACCATCGCCGTCACGGTGGTCGACGGAGAACTCGTCGTCGCGTATGCGGAACCCGCCGTCGCGGCGGCCTGA
- the trxA gene encoding thioredoxin, producing the protein MESEKVKCAHCGKVNRVPAAADGTPRCGNCHEPLPWIAAARDEDFAEVAEQPTVPVLVDLWATWCGPCRMVSPALEQLAVERAGRIKLVKVDVDAAPLTSERFTVRAVPTLLVMDRGEVLARQAGAAPVPQLRAWLDRALSKNADKEATS; encoded by the coding sequence ATGGAATCGGAGAAGGTGAAATGCGCGCACTGCGGCAAGGTCAACAGGGTGCCTGCCGCAGCGGACGGGACACCCCGGTGCGGGAACTGCCACGAGCCGCTGCCGTGGATCGCCGCAGCACGGGACGAGGACTTCGCGGAGGTCGCCGAACAACCGACGGTGCCCGTACTCGTCGATCTCTGGGCGACCTGGTGCGGACCGTGCCGCATGGTCAGCCCGGCGCTCGAACAGCTCGCCGTAGAACGAGCAGGGCGGATCAAGCTGGTCAAGGTCGACGTGGATGCCGCGCCCCTGACGTCCGAACGATTCACCGTCCGCGCCGTGCCGACCCTGCTGGTGATGGATCGAGGTGAGGTCCTCGCTCGGCAGGCCGGTGCAGCCCCGGTACCCCAGCTACGCGCATGGCTCGATCGAGCGCTCTCGAAGAATGCAGACAAGGAGGCGACATCATGA